In the Pseudonocardia sediminis genome, GACGTGCCCGGCGAACGCCGCGGCCAGGGCACGGAAGCGGGCCAGCGCGGGGGCGCGCTCGTCGTCGTCGAGGTGGCGCATCTCGCGCTGCAGCAGCACCCAGACGTCGCGGCGGCGCAAGGCGGCCTCGGCCAGGCGGTCCAGTGCCTCGGCCAGGGACCGGGCGTCGGACAGTGCGGCGTCGACGTGGTCGAGCCCGGTGGTGATCGCGCCGTCGAGCAGGGCGTTCTTGTTGCGGTAGTGCCGGTAGACCGCCGGTGCGGTGACGCCGACCCCGGCCGCGACGTCGGCGAGCGAGACGCCGTGGAAGCCGAGCCGGTGGAAGTGCGCGGCGGCGGCCTCGGCGAGCTCGCGGCGTCGCTCGTCTGCGGGCTTGCGGGTGCGTTCGCGCCCGGTCGAACCGGTGCTCCGCATCGTCACCCCAACCCTCGCCGACCAACCGCCGACGATCACCGTATCCGCCGGACCGCGGCAGGAACATCTTGCCTAGTGAATATTCACTAGATACTGTCACGGCGCGCCGGGGGACGGAACCACCGGTGACCTCCGAACCCCGGGAGCTGGTCGATGACGACGGACCCGAGTACCCACGACCCGGCGACGCTCTATCGCCGGGCCGGCTACCGCGCCACCGGACTGTGGACCGACGACACCCTGGCCGGGCTCGTGCCCGGCGCCGCCGCCCGGCACCCGGACCGGGAGCTGTTCCTGTTCGAGGGCCGGCGCGTGTCCTACGGCGAGTTCGACCGCTGGACGCGCGCCGTCGCGGCCGACCTGGTCACCCGCGGCGTGCGGCGCGGCGACCGGGTGCTGGTCCAGCTCCCGAACTGCCTGGAGGCACTCGTCCTGCAGGTCGCGGCGTTCCGCGCGGGGGCGGTCGACGTCCCGGTCGTGCCGATCTACCGGCAGCACGAGATGCGCCAGATCCTCGCCGACGCCCGTCCCGCGGTCGTCTGCTCCGTGGCCGCGATGGGCGACCGCGCCCCGGCCGAGGAGATCGACACCCTGCTCGACGAGCTCGGGCAGCGCCCGCTCGTGCGCTACGTCGTCGGCGGCGAGCGGCCCGGGTGGGACGCGGTCCCGGAGGCGGCCGACACCGACGTCGCGCTGCCGGAGCCGGGCACACCCGACGAGCCGGCGCTGCTGCTCTACACCTCCGGCACGACGTCCGCGCCGAAGGGCGCGCTGCTCAGCGCCCGTGCCGTGTTCGCGCACATGGTCAACTTCAAGGACATCCTCGGAGCGGGCGAGGACACCGTCACCCTGGCCGCGACGCCGTTGTCGCACCTCGGCGGGTTCGTCGCGGCCGTGGTGTTCCCGGCCTTCCTCGGCGGCCGGTCGGTGATCATGCCCGGCTGGCGCCCGGACGAGGCGATGCAGGTGATCGAGGACGAGAAGGTCACGCTGATGATGGGCGCGACCGTGTTCCTCGCCGACATGGTGGCGCGCTACGAGACCGCCCCGCCCGGCGAGCACCGCCTCGGCATCTACGCCGCGGCCGGTGCCGCGGTCGCACCCGAGCTGATCGACCGGGCGTCGGCGGTCGGGCTGCAGGTCGCCCGCGCCTACGGCATGACCGAGACGGCCGGGGTGTGCGCCGCCGCGTCGTCGCGTGACCCCCTCGAACGGCGTAGGGCGTGGGACGGGCGGCTGCTGCGGGGGATGGAGATCCAGGTCGTCGACGACGAGCGCAACCTCGTCCCGCCCGGCACGGTCGGGCAGTTCCGGATCCGCGGCCCGCAGATGCTCACCGGCTACACCGACCCGGCGCTGACGGCCGAGCAGATCGACGCCGACGGCTGGTTCTATCCCGGCGACGCCGGCCGCGTGGACGCCGACGGCTGGGTCCAGATGGTCGGGCGGACGAAGGACATCGTGAACCGCGGCGGCGAGAAGTTCTCCACGATGGATATCGAGATGGCGATCGCCTCCCACCCCGGCGTCGCCCGCGTCGCCGTCACCGCCGTCGCCGAGGAGCGTCTCGGCGAGGCCGTCGGCGCGTGGGTCGTCCTCGACGACGCCACCCGCGCCGGGGGCGCGGAACCGCTCGTCGAGCACCTGCACACCCGCGGCCTCGCGAAACAGAAGATCCCCACGCAGTGGCACGTCGTCGCCGAGATCCCCGCGACGGCCAGCGGCAAGATCCAGAAGCACCGCCTCGCCGCGCTCGACGACATCGAGTCCTGGGACACCGCGCCCACCCGCACGAACGAGAGGTCCAGCGCATGAGCGAGAACATCACCACGACGGTGCACGAGGGCGTCGGCACGATCACCTTCGACCGCCCGGACCGGCGCAACGCCCTGAGCGTCGCGATGCTGACCGACCTGTCCGACGCCCTCGACGCCTGGGCCCACGACGACGCCGTCGCCGCGGTCGTGATCACCGGCGGCGAGGACATGTTCTGCGCCGGGCTGGACCTGGACCTGCAGTCCGGGTTCACCGAGGAGACCCGCGCGGTCTACTCCGAGGCGTGCCTGCGCGCCTACGGCGCCCTGCTCGACTACCGCAAGCCGACGATCGCCGCCGTCGGCGGCCCGGCCCTGGGCGGCGGACTCGACATCGCGGTGTTCGCCGACATCCGGATCGCCGCACCGAACGCGGTGCTCGGGTACGCGCAGATCAAGTTCGGTCTGACCCCGTACTTCTCGCCGCTGTGGAAGATCGTCGGGCTGAGCCAGGCGAAGCTGCTGACGTTCTCCGGCGACCGGATCGACGCCGACGAGGCGCTGCGGATCGGGCTGGTCGACCGGCTCTCCGCCGAGAACGGCGTGGTCGACGCGGCGACGGCGCTCGCGACGTCGATCGCCGGGACCGGCACCCGGTCGGCGGTCAACAACAAGGAGATGGCGCGTCGCTCGCCGGCGATGGACCCGATCAGCGCCCTGACCTACGAGACGCTCGCCTACCGCGAGGTGATCTGGCATCCGGACGTCGTGGAGCGGATCACCGAGGCCTACCGCCGCATCAAGGACAAGTGATGACCGACCTCCGTCCCGTCCAGACCACCGCGTTCCTGCAGGACTTCGCCGACCGCTGGCTGGCGGCCTGGAACTCGCACGACACCGAGCAGGTCTTCGCGCTGCTCGCCGACGACATCACCTGGGACGACCGGGTGTTCTGGCCCGAGGTGATCCACGGCCGGGGCGACCTGCGCGCCTACATGGACAAGATCTGGCAGGCGATGCCGGACGTCGAGTGGACCGAGATCGAGCGGTTCTTCAGCCCCGACTCCACCCGCGGCCTGGTGCTGTTCGAGCAGACCGGCGGCGCCCCGGCCGCCTTCGGCACCGACCGCCGGTTCCGCTCGCACGGCTGCGACATCTTCCTCGCCTTCCGCGACGGGAAGCTCTCGCACTACCTCGGCGCCTACGACATCGTCGGCATGCTCGAGCAGCTCGGCGCGATCCCGCCGCGCGGGTCCCGGACCGGGAGCGGGTACGTGATGTCGCTGGCGAAGCGGTGACCCTGGACTTCACCGGCCAGGTCGTGATCGTCACCGGTGCCGGGCGCGGGCTGGGGCGGCGCTACGCGCTCGACCTCGGCGCGGCCGGGGCACGGGTGGTCGTGCACGCCCGGCGGTCCGATGCGGCCGGCGGGGTCGTCACCGCGATCCGCGCGGCGGGCGGTGAGGCCGTCGCCGCGGTCGCGGACGCGCGCGACGGGGAGGTGCTCGCGTCGGTGGCGCTGCGGGAGTTCGGGCGGCTCGACGCCCTCCTGTGCAACGCCGGGATCACCCGTGACCGGTCGTTCGCCAGGACGACGCCCGAGGACTGGGCCGAGGTCCTCGACGTCCACCTCGGTGGCGCCTACGCCGCCTGCGCCGCGGTGTGGCCGCACCTGACCGGGCAGGGTTCCGGCGCGATCGTGCTCACCACCTCCGGGGCGGGCCTGCACGGCAACTTCGGCCAGGCCGGCTACGCCGCGGCCAAGGCCGGGGTGATCGGGCTGGCGAAGTCGCTGGCGATCGAGGGCGAGCGCAAGGGTGTGCGCGTCAACGCCGTCGCCCCGATGGCGCTGACCGACATGACCCGCGACGTCTTCGGCGACGGCCCGCCGTCCACTCTCGCCCCGGAGGCCGTCTCGCCGGTGGTGCTCGCCCTGGCGCACCCGTCCTGCCCGCTGACCGGGGAGGTCGTCGAGACCGGTGGCGGGTGGGCGTCGCTGCTGCGCTGGGAGCGTTCCGCCGGCGTCCGGTTCCCGGCCGGCGAGCTCAGCCCGGGATCCGTCGCCGCCCGCTGGCCCGACATCGCCCGCTTCGACCGCACCGCCGACCACCCGCGCACCACGGCCGACTCCCTCGCCGCGGCCTGCGCGGCCGCATCCTCCGGAGGAACACCATGACCGCACCGCAGTACCTGATCACCTCCGTCGAGAACGGGGTCGGGATCATGCAGCTCGACCACCCCCGCAAGCGCAACGCGCTGGGCTGGGAGCTGCACGAGCAGATCATCGCCGCGTTCGAGGCGTGGGCCTACGACGACGACGTCGCCGCCGTGCTGATGATCGGCAACGAGGACTACTTCTGCTCCGGCTGGGCGCTCGACGTCCTGCAGGGGACCTCCGGCGAGGAGCGCACCCGCTTCACCGACCTCGCGCACAAGCTGATGGTCACCATCTACGACTTCCGCAAGCCCACCGTCGCCGCGGTCGCCGGCGTCGCGCCCGGCTACGGCATGGACCTGGCCAACATGTGCGACATCACGATCGCCTCGGAGAACGCCGCGTTCGGGTCGACGCAGGTCAAGTACGCGATGAACGGCTTCTACCACGGCATGCTGGCCAAGACGAACACCCAGCGCGCCCGGCGGATGTTCTTCACCGGCGACCCGATCGACGCCCACGAGGCCGTTCGCTGCGGGCTGGCCGACGAGGTCGTCCCGGTCGGGACGCTGCGCGAGAGTGCGCTGCGCCTGGCCGGGCAGATCGCCGAGCACGGGTCCGAGCTGACCACCGTGCTCAA is a window encoding:
- a CDS encoding class I adenylate-forming enzyme family protein, which encodes MTTDPSTHDPATLYRRAGYRATGLWTDDTLAGLVPGAAARHPDRELFLFEGRRVSYGEFDRWTRAVAADLVTRGVRRGDRVLVQLPNCLEALVLQVAAFRAGAVDVPVVPIYRQHEMRQILADARPAVVCSVAAMGDRAPAEEIDTLLDELGQRPLVRYVVGGERPGWDAVPEAADTDVALPEPGTPDEPALLLYTSGTTSAPKGALLSARAVFAHMVNFKDILGAGEDTVTLAATPLSHLGGFVAAVVFPAFLGGRSVIMPGWRPDEAMQVIEDEKVTLMMGATVFLADMVARYETAPPGEHRLGIYAAAGAAVAPELIDRASAVGLQVARAYGMTETAGVCAAASSRDPLERRRAWDGRLLRGMEIQVVDDERNLVPPGTVGQFRIRGPQMLTGYTDPALTAEQIDADGWFYPGDAGRVDADGWVQMVGRTKDIVNRGGEKFSTMDIEMAIASHPGVARVAVTAVAEERLGEAVGAWVVLDDATRAGGAEPLVEHLHTRGLAKQKIPTQWHVVAEIPATASGKIQKHRLAALDDIESWDTAPTRTNERSSA
- a CDS encoding enoyl-CoA hydratase/isomerase family protein, with protein sequence MSENITTTVHEGVGTITFDRPDRRNALSVAMLTDLSDALDAWAHDDAVAAVVITGGEDMFCAGLDLDLQSGFTEETRAVYSEACLRAYGALLDYRKPTIAAVGGPALGGGLDIAVFADIRIAAPNAVLGYAQIKFGLTPYFSPLWKIVGLSQAKLLTFSGDRIDADEALRIGLVDRLSAENGVVDAATALATSIAGTGTRSAVNNKEMARRSPAMDPISALTYETLAYREVIWHPDVVERITEAYRRIKDK
- a CDS encoding nuclear transport factor 2 family protein translates to MTDLRPVQTTAFLQDFADRWLAAWNSHDTEQVFALLADDITWDDRVFWPEVIHGRGDLRAYMDKIWQAMPDVEWTEIERFFSPDSTRGLVLFEQTGGAPAAFGTDRRFRSHGCDIFLAFRDGKLSHYLGAYDIVGMLEQLGAIPPRGSRTGSGYVMSLAKR
- a CDS encoding SDR family NAD(P)-dependent oxidoreductase; amino-acid sequence: MTLDFTGQVVIVTGAGRGLGRRYALDLGAAGARVVVHARRSDAAGGVVTAIRAAGGEAVAAVADARDGEVLASVALREFGRLDALLCNAGITRDRSFARTTPEDWAEVLDVHLGGAYAACAAVWPHLTGQGSGAIVLTTSGAGLHGNFGQAGYAAAKAGVIGLAKSLAIEGERKGVRVNAVAPMALTDMTRDVFGDGPPSTLAPEAVSPVVLALAHPSCPLTGEVVETGGGWASLLRWERSAGVRFPAGELSPGSVAARWPDIARFDRTADHPRTTADSLAAACAAASSGGTP
- a CDS encoding enoyl-CoA hydratase/isomerase family protein, coding for MTAPQYLITSVENGVGIMQLDHPRKRNALGWELHEQIIAAFEAWAYDDDVAAVLMIGNEDYFCSGWALDVLQGTSGEERTRFTDLAHKLMVTIYDFRKPTVAAVAGVAPGYGMDLANMCDITIASENAAFGSTQVKYAMNGFYHGMLAKTNTQRARRMFFTGDPIDAHEAVRCGLADEVVPVGTLRESALRLAGQIAEHGSELTTVLKEVALRASNMDHVGATAYELRVTRDLLGREIFTRRIAEGLEHLRSGTSRATERLNAES